One Panicum virgatum strain AP13 chromosome 3N, P.virgatum_v5, whole genome shotgun sequence DNA segment encodes these proteins:
- the LOC120663422 gene encoding protein LURP-one-related 5-like isoform X2 has protein sequence MRGSVTAVFPDRSSSSMTTTRIHPSETTRPLIRHRSGGGDPSGRASSSAAATAALRYTVWKRSSMGFQGTDGFSVYDAAGALAFRVDNYSRRRKIFVGELLLMDGQGSPLLALRPQIFSTHDQWNCYKESEESQGERTRSHQLFSMRKCSVLQKGHEAEVSMTGCSTASDHISHGPSFCVEGCFRRRSCRIRNSDGEEVARIMRKRAEAAASSLMLGDDVFNLTIQPNVDCTMIMAFIVVLDRICWMSFTPMICSL, from the exons ATGAGGGGATCAGTCACGGCGGTCTTCCCCGATCGGTCCAGCTCCAGCATGACGACCACCCGGATCCACCCCTCCGAGACGACACGGCCTCTGATTCGccaccgcagcggcggcggagatccATCTGGCCGCGCGTCgtcatcggcggcggcgacggcggcgctgcggtaCACGGTGTGGAAGAGGTCCAGCATGGGCTTCCAGGGCACCGACGGCTTCTCTGTCtacgacgccgccggcgccctcgccTTCCGCGTCGACAACTACTCGCGCCGCCGCAAGATCTTCGTCGGCGAGCTCCTGCTCATGGATGGCCAAGGCTCCCCTCTTCTTGCCCTCAGGCCCCAG ATCTTCAGCACGCACGACCAATGGAATTGCTATAAAGAATCAGAAGAAAGCCAAGGCGAGAGGACAAGGTCACATCAACTCTTCTCAATGAGAAAGTGTTCGGTTTTGCAAAAGGGACATGAAGCTGAAGTGTCCATGACAGGATGTAGCACTGCATCAGACCATATCAGTCACGGCCCCAGCTTCTGTGTCGAGGGCTGCTTCAGGAGAAGAAGCTGCAGGATTCGCAACAGTGATGGCGAGGAGGTGGCAAGGATAATGAGGAAGAGGGCTGAAGCCGCAGCGAGTTCTTTGATGCTCGGTGACGACGTGTTCAACCTCACGATTCAGCCGAATGTGGATTGCACGATGATCATGGCTTTCATTGTTGTTCTGGACCGGATCTGCTGGATGTCGTTCACACCCATGATCTGCTCCTTATAG
- the LOC120663427 gene encoding vacuolar protein sorting-associated protein 32 homolog 2-like has product MLKKLLPKTKSKKKKEAASSAIPTLDRLHETLEMLEKKERFLQKKCSAEIEKAKDYTKSKNKNAAIQCLKKKKLYETQIEQLSNFQLRVHDQIIMLESAKATTDTVDALRSGSSAVKAIQQSLYIDDIENAIDAANEQTENMRQIQEALATPVGASADFDEDELEAELEDLEEEELEEEELPAPPARISAHVEPLAKQTSSSMQSSDLSELTKLQAEMAL; this is encoded by the exons ATGCTGAAGAAATTGTTGCCAAAGACtaagagcaagaagaagaaggaggcaGCCTCCTCTGCGATACCCACGTTGGATCGGCTCCATGAG ACTCTAGAGATGCTGGAGAAGAAAGAGCGTTTCCTTCAGAAGAAGTGTTCTGCTGAAATCGAAAAGGCTAAGGATTATACAAAATCGAAGAACAAGAATG ctgcaattcAGTGTCTAAAGAAAAAGAAGCTGTACGAGACACAAATTGAACAGCTATCAAATTTTCAATTGCGAGTTCATGACCAG ATTATAATGCTTGAAAGTGCAAAGGCAACTACCGATACTGTTGATGCTTTGCGCTCTGGATCATCTGCTGTCAAAGCTATTCAGCAATCACT GTACATCGATGACATTGAGAACGCCATTGATGCGGCAAACGAACAGACAGAAAATATGAGGCAGATACAAGAGGCACTTGCAACACCAGTTGGCGCTTCTGCTGATTTTGACGAG GATGAGCTAGAAGCAGAGCTGGAAGATCTGGAGGAGGaagagctcgaggaagaggagtTGCCTGCACCTCCAGCGAGGATATCTGCGCATGTGGAACCATTAGCAAAGCAAACATCATCTTCTATGCAGAGCAGTGATTTGAGTGAACTGACCAAACTTCAGGCAGAGATGGCACTTTAG
- the LOC120663422 gene encoding uncharacterized protein LOC120663422 isoform X1 — protein MAARTSAPSVELHLPALLRPIRVRAIPFNACDNDDFKQMCEAIGQFGPGFQPPSDDLLREKLLEQEYARTKSLMQERQAEKLKNGCSVMTDAWSDRKRRSIMNLCTNCAEGTEFISSKEMSDVSHTSEVIFELVDKAIEDLGPENVVQVVTDNASNNMGAKKLLLQKRPQIFWTSCAAHTINLMLQEIGNMPRFNKVIDQAKAFIIFVYGHTRTLDCLRYFTEGKEVVRAGVIRFASNFLTLNSMLEKKDQLRKWWFILGGTH, from the exons ATGGCCGCTCGGACCTCCGCCCCTTCCGTCGAGCTCCaccttccggccctcctccgtcCGATTCGAGTGCGCG CAATACCTTTCAATGCATGTGACAATGATGACTTCAAGCAAATGTGTGAAGCAATTGGACAGTTTGGACCTGGATTTCAGCCTCCAAGTGATGATTTACTGCGAGAGAAATTGCTGGAACAAGAATATGCAAGAACCAAGAGTTTGATGCAGGAACGTCAAGCTGAGAAGTTGAAAAATGGGTGCTCTGTTATGACCGATGCTTGGTCAGATAGGAAGAGGAGAAGCATAATGAATCTGTGCACTAATTGTGCTGAAGGAACTGAATTCATCAGCTCAAAAGAGATGTCAGATGTGTCACACACAAGTGAAGTCATCTTTGAACTAGTGGACAAAGCAATTGAAGACTTGGGTCCAGAAAATGTAGTGCAAGTAGTGACCGACAATGCCTCCAACAACATGGGAGCAAAGAAGCTATTGCTTCAGAAGAGACCACAGATATTTTGGAcatcttgtgcagctcacacaaTCAACTTGATGCTCCAAGAAATTGGCAACATGCCTCGGTTCAATAAAGTGATTGACCAAGCAAAGGCATTTATCATATTTGTCTATGGCCACACAAGAACATTGGACTGCTTGAGATACTTCACGGAGGGGAAAGAGGTAGTGAGGGCAGGAGTGATTAGGTTTGCTTCAAACTTTCTCACTTTGAACAGCATGCtagagaagaaggaccagctaAGAAAATGGTGGTTCATACTAGGTGGGACTCATTGA
- the LOC120663425 gene encoding ethanolamine-phosphate cytidylyltransferase-like, with the protein MEAGNGTGCSARTLAACVIGGIVLGASVLALHLAGPVSLPSLLPLDAVRRRLRRRRRPVRVYMDGCFDMMHYGHCNALRQARALGDELIVGVISDEEIKANKGPPVTPLHERMIMVSAVKWVDDIIPDAPYAITEEFMNKLFTEYNIDYIIHGDDPCLLPDGTDAYALAKKAGRYKQIKRTEGVSTTDIVGRMLLCVRERSSSDAHNHSSLQRQFSSGHGQKVDDSGSGSGTRVSHFLPTSRRIVQFSNSRGPGPDSRIVYIDGAFDLFHAGHVEILRLARELGDFLLVGIHTDQTISSTRGRHRPIMNLHERSLSVLACRYVDEVIIGAPWDVSKDMITTFNISLVVHGTIAENMDYAKDDSNPYAVPMAMGIYHRLESPLDITTSTIIRRIVANHEAYQKRNEKKEASEKKYYEGKSFVNGE; encoded by the exons ATGGAGGCGGGCAACGGCACCGGCTGCAGCGCCCGTACGCTGGCGGCGTGCGTCATTGGCGGCATCGTGCTGGGCGCATCCGTGCTCGCGCTCCACCTCGCGGGGCCCGTGTCCCTTCCGTCCCTGCTGCCGCTCGACGCGGTCAGGcgccggctccgccgccgccgccgccccgtgcgcGTCTACATGGACGGCTGCTTCGACATGATGCACTACGGACACTGCAACGCGCTGCGCCAGGCGCGCGCCCTCGGGGACGAGCTCATCGTCGGCGTCATCAGCGACGAAGAGATCAAGGCAAACAAAGGGCCGCCTGTTACGCCCCTCCACGAGAG AATGATAATGGTCAGTGCTGTGAAATGGGTGGATGATATCATTCCAGATGCACCTTATGCCATAACCGAAGAATTCATGAACAAGCTATTCACTGAGTACAACATAGATTACATTATCCATGGTGACGATCCTTGCTTGCTACCCGATGGCACTGATGCATATGCCCTTGCCAAAAAGGCTGGCCGATATAAGCAGATTAAAAGAACAGAGGGAGTGTCAACAACAGACATTGTTG GACGGATGCTTCTTTGTGTTAGAGAGAGATCATCTTCGGATGCCCACAATCACTCTTCGCTACAAAGACAATTCAGTAGTGGACATGGTCAGAAAGTTGATGATAGTGGATCTGGAAGTGGAACTAGAGTATCTCATTTCCTTCCTACATCTAGGCGAATAGTTCAGTTCTCAAACAGCAGG GGTCCAGGTCCAGATTCTCGGATAGTTTACATTGATGGTGCATTTGATCTTTTCCACGCCGGACATGTTGAG ATATTGCGACTTGCTCGGGAACTTGGAGACTTTTTGCTTGTGGGTATTCACACTGATCAGACCATAAG TTCAACGCGAGGAAGACATCGCCCTATCATGAATCTCCATGAAAGAAGTTTGAGTGTTTTGGCTTGTCGTTATGTTGATGAGGTGATCATTGGAGCTCCATGGGATGTTTCAAAAGACATG ATTACCACATTCAATATTTCGTTGGTTGTTCATGGAACAATTGCTGAGAATATGGACTACGCAAAG GATGATTCAAATCCATATGCTGTTCCCATGGCTATGGGTATTTACCATAGGCTTGAGAGCCCTTTGGATATCACTACAAGTACTATTATAAGGAGGATTGTTGCTAACCATGAAGCTTACCAG AAACGGAATGAGAAGAAGGAAGCCAGTGAGAAGAAGTACTACGAGGGTAAAAGCTTTGTCAATGGGGAGTAA
- the LOC120663424 gene encoding cation/H(+) antiporter 15-like, whose product MASTAVSDPLEELWKHTMSSDRTDLLCLYPSKITMSGIWTGDNPLDFSLPLLLFQIILITTTTRAVALLLTPLRLPRYIAEILAGFLLGPSVLGRIPHFSDIAFPIRSLFILESMSLLGLIYYTFTIGVEIELHTVLRAGRRSFWFAAASAFPPFLVGAATGYVAVSTDGTRRTADQFLNTLSFPVFLGATFCATAFSVLARNIAQLKLAGTDVGQLSISASLINDTFAWGGLTVATALAHVRYGMVPCFWTIASGFLIVGASYLVVRPMLLRLAGRVAEGEVVTELHECSVLIGVMVAALVADAGGTHAIFGAFVFGLAVPNGPVGVAIVEKVEDFVVGTLLPLFFAMSGLRTDTAKITSMSAAVLLMVAALAAAILKVVAAVTVAGAFGMPLHDGTSIGLLLNTKGVIELVILNIGKNKKIMSDQSFTVLVFMSALITALVTPLLAMVVKPARRLVFYKRRTIAWAQPESEFRVLACVHMPRDVPALLTLLDVASPSDRSPVAVQALHLIEFAGRSSALLLINASAPSSSFEHSTHGRSQVELQFKHISHAFLAYEENVPGVTARTVAAVSPYATMHDDVTAAAEDRHAALILLPFHKHRSVDGGLEVFHPAIQPLNQNIQRFSPCTVGILVDRGLGGVPGAGCRVAALFFGGRDDREAVALATRMVCNPAIDLTVLRFVQKGGGGFMGGADQFDALKERKADDACLREFLDRANSMSAGGGGGAGVEYRERGVFNASEMVAQIQEVEALGKDLFVVGKVPGLPALTAGMAEWTECPELGPIGDLLASRDFQTVASVLVVQSYARPSAGAVSGELGGYGGDGGVPAAGRPPRPDHIRRNSIGMGSWS is encoded by the exons ATGGCGTCGACGGCGGTGAGCGACCCGCTGGAGGAGCTATGGAAGCACACCATGTCGTCGGACAGGACGGACCTGCTGTGCTTGTACCCCAGCAAGATCACCATGAGCGGCATCTGGACGGGGGACAACCCGCTCGACTTCTCCCTCCCGCTGCTCCTCTTCCAGATCATcctcatcaccaccaccacccgcgCCGTCGCGCTCCTGCTCACCCCGCTCCGCCTCCCGCGCTACATCGCCGAGATCCTCGCCGGCTTCCTCCTCGGGCCCTCCGTGCTCGGCCGCATCCCCCACTTCTCCGACATCGCCTTCCCCATCCGCAGCCTCTTCATCCTCGAGTCCATGTCCCTCCTCGGCCTCATCTACTACACCTTCACCATCGGCGTCGAGATCGAGCTCCACACCGTGCTCCGCGCTGGCCGCCGGAGCTTCTggttcgccgccgcctccgcgttcCCGCCCttcctcgtcggcgccgccaccggctaCGTCGCGGTCAGCACCGACGGCACAAGGAGGACCGCGGACCAGTTCCTCAACACCCTCTCCTTCCCTGTTTTCCTCGGCGCCACCTTCTGCGCCACTGCCTTCTCCGTGCTCGCACGCAACATCGCCCAGCTCAAGCTCGCCGGCACCGACGTCGGCCAGCTCTCCATCTCCGCCTCCCTCATCAACGACACCTTCGCGTGGGGCGGCCTCACCGTCGCCACCGCGCTCGCGCACGTGCGCTACGGCATGGTCCCGTGCTTCTGGACCATCGCCTCGGGCTTCCTCATCGTCGGCGCCAGCTACCTCGTCGTCCGGCCGATGCTTCTGCGGCTGGCGGGGCGTGTCGCCGAGGGGGAGGTGGTCACCGAGCTGCATGAGTGCTCGGTGCTCATCGGCGTCATGGTCGCGGCGCTCGTGGCCGACGCCGGGGGCACGCACGCCATCTTCGGCGCGTTCGTGTTCGGCCTCGCCGTGCCCAACGGGCCGGTCGGCGTGGCGATCGTGGAGAAGGTGGAGGATTTTGTGGTGGGGACGCTGCTGCCCCTCTTCTTCGCCATGAGCGGCCTCCGCACGGACACCGCCAAGATCACCAGCATGAGCGCTGCGGTGCTGTTGATGGTGGCGGCACTGGCCGCGGCGATCCTCAAGGTTGTCGCTGCGGTCACCGTGGCCGGCGCGTTTGGCATGCCGCTGCACGATGGCACTTCCATCGGGCTGCTGCTCAACACCAAGGGAGTCATCGAGCTTGTCATCCTCAACATTGGAAAGAACAAAAAG ATCATGAGCGACCAGTCGTTCACGGTTCTGGTGTTCATGTCGGCGCTGATCACGGCGCTGGTGACGCCGCTGCTGGCCATGGTCGTCaagccggcgcggcggctcgtGTTCTACAAGCGGCGCACCATCGCGTGGGCGCAGCCCGAGTCGGAGTTCCGTGTGCTGGCCTGCGTCCACATGCCGCGCGACGTGCCCGCGCTGCTGACCCTCCTCGACGTGGCCTCGCCCTCCGACCGCTCGCCGGTGGCGGTCCAAGCCCTGCACCTGATCGAGTTCGCCGGCCGGTCGTCGGCCCTGCTCCTCATCAACGCCTccgcgccgtcgtcctcctTCGAGCACTCCACGCACGGGCGCAGCCAGGTGGAGCTGCAGTTCAAGCACATCTCCCACGCCTTCCTGGCCTACGAGGAGAACGTGCCGGGCGTCACGGCGCGCACGGTGGCCGCCGTGTCGCCGTACGCGACCATGCACGACGAcgtgaccgccgccgccgaggaccgGCACGCGGCGCTGATCCTGCTGCCCTTCCACAAGCACCGGTCGGTGgacggcggcctggaggtgttCCACCCGGCGATCCAGCCGCTCAACCAGAACATCCAGCGCTTCTCGCCGTGCACGGTGGGCATCCTCGTGGACCGCGGCCTGGGCGGCGTGCCCGGCGCCGGGTGCCGCGTGGCGGCGCTCTTCTTCGGCGGGCGCGACGACCGCGAGGCGGTGGCTCTGGCGACGCGCATGGTGTGCAACCCGGCCATCGACCTGACGGTGCTCCGCTTCGTCCAGAAGGGCGGCGGGGGCTTCATGGGAGGCGCCGATCAGTTCGACGCGCTCAAGGAGCGCAAGGCCGACGACGCGTGCCTGCGGGAGTTCCTGGACCGGGCCAACAGcatgagcgccggcggcggcggcggcgcgggcgtggaGTACCGGGAACGGGGCGTGTTCAACGCGAGCGAGATGGTGGCGCAGATCCAGGAGGTGGAGGCGCTGGGGAAGGACCTGTTCGTGGTGGGGAAGGTGCCGGGGCTCCCGGCGCTGACGGCGGGGATGGCGGAGTGGACCGAGTGCCCGGAGCTGGGGCCGATCGGGGACCTGCTGGCGTCGAGGGACTTCCAGACGGTGGCGTCGGTGCTGGTGGTGCAGTCGTACGCGAGGCCGTCTGCCGGGGCGGTTTCAGGGGAGCTGGGGGGctatggcggcgacggcggcgtgcccGCGGCGGGGAGGCCGCCACGGCCAGATCATATCCGTAGGAATAGCATTGGGATGGGGAGCTGGAGCTAG
- the LOC120663423 gene encoding uncharacterized protein LOC120663423 → MGEYYVPVRSVVYRSRSVALPAAAATTSTEAVGYEPFEVCEGCRCCSTSNTSSCVDTSCCYSIDCNLPGKPFGTCAFTPQTCGCGGTGNCTQPS, encoded by the coding sequence ATGGGTGAGTACTACGTCCCCGTGCGGAGCGTGGTGTACCGGTCGCGGTCGGtggcgctgccggcggcggcggcgacgacgtcgACGGAGGCGGTGGGGTACGAGCCGTTCGAGGTGTGCGAGGGGTGCCGGTGCTGCTCGACGTCCAACACGAGCAGCTGCGTGGACACGAGCTGCTGCTACTCCATCGACTGCAACCTCCCGGGGAAGCCCTTCGGCACCTGCGCTTTCACGCCCCAAACCTGCGGATGCGGCGGCACCGGCAACTGCACCCAGCCCTCCTGA